The sequence below is a genomic window from Acidobacteriota bacterium.
CGGCGAGATGCGCTACATGGAGCGCAGCGAGCGCGCCGACTTGCGCAGACTGCTGCCGTCGGTGAAGTCGGTCATCTGCCTCGGCCTGAATTATTATCCGGCGGGAAGCCCGGAAGACTCCCCGGTCGCCGGAAAAGAAAAACCGCCGGGCGGAATTTCCGTTTACGCGCAGGGCCGCGACTATCATCTAGTAATGACGGAGCGGATGGAAGCGCTACTGGCGGACATGCGTGCCAGCCTTCCCTTCCCGTTTGAAGCCAAATCGTACGTTGATACCGGGCCGATACTGGAGCGCGCCTACGCCGAGACCGCCGGGCTGGGCTGGATCGGGAAGAACACCTGCCTGATTAATCAGCAGGTCGGTTCGTGGTTTTTTCTCGGCGAAATACTAACGAGTCTGGAGATTCCTCCCGACACGCCGCCGCTGGATCGTTGCGGGACCTGCACGGCGTGTCTCGATGCCTGTCCCACCGGCGCGTTCGTGGCGCCTTATCAACTCGATGCGCGCCTGTGCATCTCCTATCTGACAATTGAGCTGCGCGGGTCGATACCCGAGCCGATGCGGGAGCAGATCGACCAGCACGTGTTCGGCTGCGACATCTGCCAGGACGTCTGTCCGTGGAATCGCCGTGCCGCCGCCAGCACCGTGGCGGAATTTCTACCACTTCCAATTTTCACCGATGAATCGGAGGGCTTGCTACAGAAACTGGC
It includes:
- the queG gene encoding tRNA epoxyqueuosine(34) reductase QueG, whose protein sequence is METEIRAIILDAAHRAGFDLAGIAPVDLEGKHVEGWREWIDHGRHGEMRYMERSERADLRRLLPSVKSVICLGLNYYPAGSPEDSPVAGKEKPPGGISVYAQGRDYHLVMTERMEALLADMRASLPFPFEAKSYVDTGPILERAYAETAGLGWIGKNTCLINQQVGSWFFLGEILTSLEIPPDTPPLDRCGTCTACLDACPTGAFVAPYQLDARLCISYLTIELRGSIPEPMREQIDQHVFGCDICQDVCPWNRRAAASTVAEFLPLPIFTDESEGLLQKLARLGPEEFRGHFASSPIKRSKHQGFLRNVAVALGNLGGNSGDTDSLPVLNSLRSNADPVIAEHAEWAIQKIERRAQADVD